From one Ignavibacteria bacterium genomic stretch:
- a CDS encoding mannose-1-phosphate guanylyltransferase: protein MNHVDPDMCTAYGVIMAGGSGERFWPLSRANRPKQLLPLGADGQTMLEEAIRRIEPVIPLDRILIITGGALRDAILDELPWFPADNVVAEPAKRNTAPCLALAAAIIEARHTQAQAHPLMAVLTADHFIGDEAEFRRNVETALNHACSCNSLVTLGVQPSRPETGYGYIEVEDHTSADSPVKQVKAFREKPDAPKALEYMRGGNHLWNSGMFFWRVDVFIEQMQKHLPDVGNAIRPLASLLRSSSGPTPAGDELGGLAALFTALPNVSIDYGLMEKADSVAVVPVGFVWDDVGSWDSLYRLRNTNDNGTVHQGTVIDVESTNCVLINAADSSHVLATVGVQNVIVVVTPDATLVCAGDKAQQVRDVVRELRSQGRTDVI from the coding sequence ATGAACCACGTTGACCCGGATATGTGTACTGCATATGGCGTGATAATGGCAGGGGGCTCAGGCGAGCGCTTCTGGCCACTGAGCCGCGCCAACCGGCCTAAGCAGTTGTTGCCGCTGGGAGCAGACGGCCAAACCATGCTTGAAGAAGCAATCCGGCGGATCGAGCCCGTTATTCCTTTGGATCGGATTTTGATTATCACGGGCGGAGCATTGCGCGATGCAATTCTGGATGAATTGCCATGGTTTCCTGCTGATAACGTGGTTGCCGAACCTGCAAAGCGGAACACCGCTCCGTGTTTGGCGCTGGCGGCTGCCATCATTGAAGCGCGCCATACTCAGGCACAGGCGCATCCGCTGATGGCAGTACTCACAGCCGACCATTTTATCGGTGACGAGGCGGAGTTCCGCCGGAATGTAGAAACCGCACTAAACCATGCCTGTAGCTGCAACAGCCTAGTAACGCTTGGTGTACAACCAAGCCGTCCCGAAACAGGATATGGGTATATCGAGGTTGAGGATCATACATCAGCAGATAGTCCTGTAAAGCAGGTAAAAGCATTTAGGGAAAAACCGGATGCCCCCAAAGCCCTTGAGTACATGCGGGGAGGTAATCACCTGTGGAACAGCGGGATGTTTTTCTGGCGGGTTGACGTGTTTATTGAACAGATGCAGAAGCACTTGCCGGATGTTGGTAATGCTATCAGGCCGTTAGCGAGCTTGCTCCGGTCTTCATCCGGGCCTACACCGGCGGGCGATGAATTAGGTGGGCTGGCTGCCCTGTTTACTGCACTGCCGAATGTAAGTATTGATTATGGACTGATGGAAAAAGCTGACAGCGTTGCAGTTGTTCCGGTAGGGTTTGTGTGGGACGATGTTGGGAGTTGGGACTCGCTGTACAGATTACGCAACACCAATGATAACGGTACAGTGCATCAGGGAACCGTAATCGACGTGGAGAGCACAAACTGCGTTCTGATCAATGCGGCTGACAGTAGTCACGTGCTTGCCACTGTAGGGGTGCAGAATGTTATCGTGGTGGTAACACCCGATGCCACCCTTGTATGCGCAGGTGATAAGGCACAACAGGTACGAGATGTTGTCAGGGAACTTCGCTCGCAGGGACGTACCGATGTTATCTGA
- a CDS encoding aspartate-semialdehyde dehydrogenase, whose translation MVIAIVGATGLVGRTMCAVLHERNVEFSSLRLLASSRSEGEVIAVGGIPYTVESLQSDSFQGVDVALFSAGGSISKTYAPIAAAAGCIVIDNSSAWRMHGNVPLVVPEVNPLDVEQHHSIIANPNCSTIQLVVALHPLHRLFNIKRVVVSTYQSVSGAGQKGVRQLETEIGGGTATNRISTHNLAYNTVFHTADPASPADAPVTEEEAKIVRETRRILHLPELPMAVTCVRIPVTGGHAESVSIEFNSELPPVEEIRALLASAPGINVVDNLVADVYPTPLSAQNTDAVHIGRIRRDTSVPHGLQMWVVADNLRKGAATNAVQILELLQKLQTVRSDNAE comes from the coding sequence ATGGTTATCGCAATTGTGGGAGCTACCGGACTGGTTGGCCGAACGATGTGCGCCGTACTGCACGAGCGCAATGTGGAATTCTCGTCGCTGCGCCTACTGGCATCCTCTCGCTCGGAAGGAGAAGTAATAGCCGTAGGCGGAATTCCGTACACGGTAGAATCGCTTCAGTCTGATTCGTTTCAGGGTGTTGACGTAGCACTGTTCAGTGCCGGTGGAAGCATCAGTAAAACGTATGCACCCATAGCTGCTGCGGCGGGTTGTATCGTTATTGACAACAGTAGTGCCTGGCGTATGCACGGTAATGTACCCCTTGTTGTTCCCGAAGTTAATCCGCTCGACGTAGAACAGCATCACTCCATAATTGCCAATCCGAATTGCTCCACAATTCAGCTGGTGGTGGCTCTGCATCCGCTGCACCGGTTATTTAACATCAAGCGCGTTGTTGTAAGCACGTATCAAAGTGTGAGCGGCGCCGGACAGAAGGGAGTCCGCCAGCTCGAAACCGAAATTGGAGGTGGAACCGCCACCAACCGGATCAGCACTCATAACCTTGCTTACAATACCGTATTCCACACTGCAGATCCAGCGTCGCCGGCTGATGCACCTGTCACCGAAGAGGAAGCCAAGATTGTCCGCGAAACCCGGCGAATTCTGCATCTTCCGGAATTGCCAATGGCAGTAACCTGTGTGCGAATACCGGTAACCGGTGGCCATGCCGAAAGCGTAAGCATTGAGTTTAACAGCGAGCTTCCGCCGGTTGAAGAAATCAGGGCGCTCCTGGCTTCGGCACCGGGGATCAATGTTGTGGACAACCTGGTGGCCGATGTTTACCCAACCCCACTCTCGGCACAGAATACAGATGCAGTGCATATCGGCAGAATCCGGCGCGATACATCGGTACCTCATGGCCTGCAGATGTGGGTTGTGGCCGACAATCTTAGAAAGGGCGCCGCAACGAATGCAGTACAAATTTTGGAATTATTGCAAAAGTTACAAACTGTTCGTAGTGATAACGCAGAATGA